The genomic window GCAGCAACAACTAGTGGAACAGTAGCAACAGCTTcacttattaaatttcttgTGCACACTTGATTACTTTTTgcattatctttaattttttccataaGTTCCCTAACTTGAATATTGACACCATTTGGCGCATGTGAATGACAAGATTCCTTTAGTATTgtgcctataaataataatatatcatttatataaattaacatactcaataaattatagtatttatataatacaatagtattatttacctGTTTCATCTTTGGTACTTGTAAAACACGAactgcatttatatttattatattcagtacagcgccaaatatatttatttttaccattaggtactataaaaaatatggagATAtccattttgtaataataggttattacctttttgacttttaataaaagtaagagtcatattgaagaaaaaaaatcaaaggcCAAGTACGTCAATTGACGAATGACGAGTAAAACTCTTATgacaaaattatcattaatctgCTAAAATTTCTAGCTAGTtaagttatacctaataaaccGATAAGGCCTTTaccatttttatcttaatagcataatatgtatagtggaTACGtatgaaatacctatatagtctATAGTGACGGGGATCACCGGCCAGTTTTTGTGTTGCAGACTACGAACaactacattaaaatattatatttctacaataaaatatacaatttaaaccagagatacaattatatgtaataaggtgataaaaataaaataaaaagatattatgttcgaaaatatttttgtttaaagatattttgacCGGTCACCAGCAACAACTTAGCGGCTTACTTTTTTTGCGATTTTCTTGGTTTTACTTACGCCTTTAGATTTCTAGGGCCCAGCAAGACGTATTGTGGTATACAAATGttctttattattgtattcaccCTCAATACCtcgaaaatattcatattttggtAGATCCCAAGCACGAGTTTGGCATAGTCACACATTAGGTGAGAATTTTTggcaggttaggttaggtgcTGAAATAATTAACGGTACACAGATCCGTGGGAGGTTTTGCCTCACATCCccctaatactataataaactctattaaaaatatttaaaaattttataattaatattagaaaataaaaataaatatttaaaagtatttatataataatatgacgtaatcactaatgttaaacaatatttaattctctGTTTGATAATGCAAATTTTTGCAATAGAATTTccctaactattttttttagtaagatCTCTCTCAATGCTAAGGGTAAATAGCTTGGTAAATCTTTCTTGACTCATACTGGTGCGTAACCAATTTTTCTAATGTACTCATAGTTAAGAAGAAATATTCACACGTCGAAGAAGAAATTGGAATTGTCATTTCCGCTTGAActaatttatagacatttagaaacgaattataattatattggtttttaaaataatatgaatttctataatttaattgttgtttattgtttaacatttaGACCAAAACTGAAActtgtatttatacaatatatttttaatcgtaaATTCGTGAACTACATGTCTACGTATTGTCTATTtgtaatggaaaaaaaaatattccaatccaataaatcacaataattttcaaatgattGGTCATTGGTcaagtactaaaataaattttacaaggAAACTGAGGGTGCTGATTTGAAGCCTGGGGCGCTAGTAACTCCTTAGCACCCCTTATGTGCACCTATACGGCTCTGATTAATAGTAgaataaagatttataaaatcttaaaaagcCTTAGACATTACCTAAAGAGCAAGAGAAACTCATAAATATGATGTAAGAGAAACATAATACctgcaataataaaacatgagTTCACAGCAATTAGAGAAACATAAgaataatgtgtttaaatcAATTTGGGATTATTGATATACTTGATTAAAgcaaatcaaaacaatattattaaagaaatatccatactaaagaaaatttgaaaaactcaaaattttttttatttataaactgttatacaggatgatttttttatcaaactacactcattatttccagaagtattcatttttttacatagttaaaaatttctaaagttctaaatttctaattgttaaaaaaaacaaggtttttataaaaaaattatatttttaaattttttttatccttataattttttaagttttttacttttttgaatgacaacatagtttttaatttcatattccaaagcagaataattttctgagtaattcgatacataaaaatcaaatttagggtgagtagtttatgaattatacgtatttaaagtttagctgTGCGGAGTGGAGTTACCCCGTTGTGGTTACCCCGCAAAATGTTTGTCCACTACTCCGCTTGTCTGAACtttgaataagtataactcataaactactcactctaaattcgatttttatgtatcaaaatactcagaaaattattgtgctttggaatatgaaattaaaaactatgttgtcattcaaaaaagtaaaaaacttaaaaattataaggataaaaaaaatttaaaaatataatttttttataaaaacgttatttttttttaacaatagaaactatgtaaaaaaatgaatacttctggaaataataagtgttgtttgataaaaaaatcaccctgtataatagtttataaataaaaaaaattttgagtttttcaaattttctttagtatggatatttctttaataatattgttttgatttgatttaatcAAGTATATCAATAATCCCAAATTgatttaaacacattattcTTATGTTTctctataacattttttacccTGTACATATTAGGCTCTTGTGACAACCGACTCTACTTCCCATTGATTAATCAAGTGGCGAATGGCAAATGATGCAAATGGTAACCCTGGAAAATCTTCCTGGTGAggactttttgtttttgaattgctAGTGTTTTCACCAACTTCTATCTCGGGAGAtccttttttttctaattaaatatatgacaaaattaattattcattcatgtatatattatacgaacaatattaaaatataaacaattcaacacttttaaattatcataacgctcacttattatatctttaaatattgtaattaaatatttttcacaggCCTTCTGTTTCGCCTGTTGTTTCGAAATGTGATTACCAATGTATGTTTTACCGCcaatctacattttttaaagaataattattaatcattaggtatattatttcacacagcataaaataaaattatatcttacttCAAACATCGCGGTATAACTAGTAATGTGATTATTCGCACCCGATTGATGTCCTTGTATCTGTATGTTTGTACTCTTCACCAATTCGTTAAAGATCATCAATGGGGATTTAGGGGTAACCTGACGACGAGTTGTTTTTTCAGCAATTACAGCTGTATCCCCTGtctaaataaaagatattaaattaaaaaattgtaatgtaatatgttgcgtatatgaatttaaaaaaccacTAGTAAGAAAACACGATAttgaatatgtattaaaattgttattacaaaGGGTAATAAAGGGGATaagatagaaatatatatagttagtgCATTTcgttattagatttttaaccttaacagtttttaaatcattaaaatgtaatattaagaaaaatgtttttgtaggCTTTTATCAATAcccctaaaattaaaatttgacataaaaaaaaatttaagacccagcaaaatttacattaacatAACCCTACAATTTTACCTTCTATTCTAACAACTTCAAAATCAATCAATTTGTGACAATTACTGATAATTTAGAGTAAAtggtaattattagtaaataaatggtTATTCACCTTAGGTTGTGGTTTGATGACTGTTGATTCTTTTGGAATACAATTAACCATTTTAATAGAAGGGTTTAACTCCTGTTGATTTATAAAGTTGTGCATGGCAAATGATGCAAATTGTGACCATAGAAAATCTTTCTGGTGGggtctttttgtttttaacttgcTAATGTTTTCACCAACTTCTATCTCAGGAGatcctttatttttttctaattaaatgtatgacaaaattaattatacatacatgtatatattatacgaacaatattaaaatataaacaattcaacacttttaaattatcatatcgctcacttattaatttatctttagatattgtcattaaatatttttcacaggCCTTCTGTTTCGCCTGTTGTTTTGAAATGTGATTTCCAGTGTATGTTTTACCGccaatctacatttttttaaagaataattattaatcattaggtatattatttcacacagcataaaataaaattatatcttacttCAAACATCGCGGTATAACTAGTAATGTGATTATTCGCACCACATTGATGTCCTTGtatctgtatttttttattcttcacCAATTCGTTGAAGATCATCAATGGGGATTTAGAGGTAACCTGACGACGAGTCGTTTTTTCAGCAATTACAGCTGTATCCCTTGtctaaataaaagatattaaattaaaaaattgtaatataatatgttgcgtatgtgaatttaaaaaaccacTAGTAAGAAAACACGATAttgaatatgtattaaaattgttattacaaaGGGTAATAAAAGGGATaagatagaaatatatatagttagtgCATTTCgttattagattttcaaccttaacagtttttaagtcattaaaagtacatattaacaagactaatattgtataaatgtacataaatcaATAAGACGTATGGATACTTCATATaaagtaacaaatatttacaatacaattaaaactaattttaaaaataacatgctTACTAGAATTGTTACACAATTTTCCACAGGAAGTTCCGTTAGCTGATGTTTTTGCTGTAACGGTGGTGACAGTGGTGGTGGTGTTGGTGATGGTGATGATGATGGTGGTGATGGTGGTGATGGTGGTAGTGTAGGTGGTGATGGTGGTAGTGGTGTTAATGATGGTGATGGTGGTGATGGTGGTGGTGATGGTGTTAGTGGTGTTGGTAATGGTGATGATGATGGTAGTGTAGGTGGTGATAGTGGTGATGATGATGGTTGTTGTGTGGTCGAAGATAGTTGATGGAAATTTTCAACTTCTTTACTGGTTTTATACCGGTTCCAATAACTATTgccaactttaaaataaaaaaaataatagtttatcagtaagtattaaaattagatcATCATTATTGTCTTGCATATAACAAGTATATTTACCAATTTATGTacgaattaaaaactaaaaatttaaaaataaaataaggtgtttaaaatattgaattatttcacTGTTAATTATAATCGACCTTATATATTTGAGTCTTAAATCTTAGACTATAGAAGTGGTGGCTATAATTGCAGCTAAACAAACATGTAGATGACTTCACATACCGCAAAACAATTTCCCATTAACTAACAACAGTTATTGgcgtatcatttaaaaataaataattttacttaacataagactttttattagtaaaatacttatcatttttattaatttaacgataaaattaaAGCAAAAAGTTTTACTCTATTCGTGTTTATAGATTACTAAGATATTGTGTCCGATTGTGGTGTTTAAATTAGCCTCATAGTGACTACTAACGGCATGTTTAGCTGTAACTCTGGTTTTGTTCTACAAATACACTCTCCTAGCCTATCTAGTCATTAATTTCCACGCTCATTTAGGGATCAATTtcttaattaaactattaggAGAAAATAATcgctttataattttcttcgataattatagtaagatgtataaacaataattctcAAGTTTGTAATTAACTTAtcgtttatgataaatattaatgtgattttattCTAAGTCTATAGCCACTACAAcatgttttttgtttgatgAACTAACACAAAAGCAttgttaatattgtgtaaacatagaaaaaatataatttatttttggttaattgttataacttattgagtaaaaattaagtacagTGTACTCTCGATTATCCGCGGTATAGGGTGGATTGGCATCCACGGATAatctgcaaaattaaaattcaaacaaaaatgttattattacatattacctacctatatgtattattaaaaaattaaaccatgcaatttaaaattgtattttaggaaaattatattagagcatgttttattgttatttgaacattcatataatattacaaaaatatttaaaattttgttaaaagttttgtatacaattgtatataaaagatTACAGATAATCGATAGTACActgtattggttttaatatatattatgtatatattatattttgatatattggTAGGtaggcataatttttttttattaacgtgAAGttgaaatattgacaaaaaatcgtcgaaatcatgaatatttgcaaattattttgaagttatataatttataaaaaactttatataaatagctaagagttgaaaatttaataaaagattttccataagtttggcttacaataattataataaaacttgaatCTTggcttattaaaaacattttatccttagtttaaatttgttttcactcgtcaaataacgatttactattaaataattttagatttttgttatagttaaaaattactagtcgtcctaggctgacaaatcatctccttTCAGgatcgtttttcatatacaattatacccATCAAAGGACTGAAATTTAATACTCCTATATATAACAGTGAACCACACGAcacttaatatacaaatacagcAGATCGGTACACACTACACAGTTgaccaaactttttttaatttaagcaatgttttaacaattaaatataacaacaaaatgtaactattgataaaaattgtgaTCGTCAACTATTTCGTTGACTTCACTGCGAGGCTACCGGTAGCCAATTTGGATCTCTCCCGGAGTGTGATTAGATACTCACTAGATCAACGGCGCCAGAAGATCTGGCGGCATTGATCCATAAGCTTCCAACGGTTGGTTAACGTACGATCAGTAGCGGGACCCGACCGTGGGGGGACTGTAAGAAGCGGcaggtttattaaaaaatgcccTGGCTTTAAacattctaaatattatgagGGTCCGTTGACGCGCGTGTTAACGGCTTTGAGTTAAGAACGGCCTCTACACGACACAAAATAGTGGTAAATTCCTCATACGTGAATACTTGAGTGCCAATAACACGAATCAACAACCGCTTGGTCGACCGAACTGCCGCCTCCCACAACCCACCAAAGTGGAGCGCGCTCGCCGCTCGGCGGATTGAAATGCCACTTACAGAACGCGAGAGAATTTCCTAAAGCGGCCTCACCTTCGGGATTAAAGATTAAAGAACGCAATTGCTTATCCGCGCACACAAAATTCGTCCCACAATCTtaaaaaacgttattaattttaacacttaCCATGAGCTGCAGCATGAAACAATTGATTTGCGAGGTAGTACATCATTTGAACTGTTGTCTCCATCTTTTAAAGAAAGCACAAAATTAGTAAACCACTTAAGCGAATAAAGCCGTCAAAACTTTAGGAAAAATAAtcgaattgaatttttttccacaaatattatgttatattatgttgtctaATACTAATTTTGATATCCatggaaacaaaaatattgtaaccaatacatatttatacatatttttaaatattacatgcatttgaaatgtaatattaaaaataaagattctcatcttaaaaaaattcagttgTATTGTGCGAATACTAAATaccaaagttaaaaaaaaaataatgatccagTAATCAGTAATCTAGTTTCATATTCtgcaaatagaaaatatgCATAAGTTTTGAATTTAGCTCTGCTGCACAACGCAATGATAGGGATGAAATGTTTGTCTTGACagaacaattttatcaaaaacttttataatatgatagtattttaccattattaGAACAGTGTGTAAGAATCTTTATATAGCATatctattgtttttgtaaacatacaatatacctaaaactatttaataaatatacaaatatttggtttatgattttaaatttatgaatactattttctaaatagtattacaagtagaaaagtttgaaaaccacTATTAGTTTCATACCTAATTCTTTGAaacaagatattattataatactatgtactaatgaattataattttcttattttacttataaatgtataacagaaatagaaacattttttatctaagATATTCAGACACAATAAAATGTGACAATTTTAAGAACGACTCATAAGAAAAAACAGCTAGGTACGAGattaactgtttttaaaatttaaatattaacaaaaattgatataaaacactaaatgtgtgttgaaatttgaataatttctattatcgatattattatttattgttagtatTCAAATAggtgtaggtattatacattttattagatttaatatttttcaaattttaagaatgtatattttctaacattttttgttaattttttaattttcttattattttgcatacaaaatattctcaACATCTCCTAATTGCACTATATTATCTAACAAATCtcaatttgtcaaaatttgtcTTGTTTAAACgcatagttttaaattcataaattattactcaATTAGCGTTattgtaatcattttttattaataacatcagAACATACAGTTAAGACatactaaaatagtatttcagttttatcaacaaaaagtatattaatggTTTCTattgaataacataataattttacatattttagtcTGAGTGAAGTAAAATAATCCATTGTATTATGcttatttgtgtttaaatttttaacagagCTGCTCAAAATGTCTGGTATAACTTatctgtaaaatttaaaaattaacacatacCTACTGGTTAAAGGAAATGGGTTGTACGATCCATCGAAAGTAAgtgatagttttaataaaatattattgttgattaaattattgtttgcttccatcaaattttaatccatataataattttaagaaattgccAATTGAGAATGGTTTTCAATTTCGAGTACtacaaacatacataaatgtacAGGGTCCGTTTGCTAATTTTTGtctaatagatatattatattcattccaaaaaataaattattcttaaaatcaatcaatttatttaagaaatattcaatgcaattaattgtataacgGCATATACGGCACACTTTTAAgttccaaattattattggttgttACTTGTTATAAGTATAGAAACAAATCTACCTATGGTGccaactaaattttttttcatataagtaCTAGATACCAcctttatttctatttaaaaagttttttgaaatattattggtaaaatatataaattttgagtAATAATCACTGGTTTTAATGATTTGATGAAATGAAAAAGTACAACTGCAGTTAGTAGTACCCACCATAGTGTAAAATCATCATTCATcagattgttttaatttatgtagtaTTTCATCAGACTAATTTGTAGAAGTTCTATCTCCATATTGTCTATTTTTCATGAGGTACAAAAACGTGTTATTgattcaaaaataagaatacttaaaataaatgtattttcaaaatgtacttGATgactttgttaatattatttttaacaaaaaacccCAAAACATCAATATAACTCTAGTAACAGGACTTAGAACTAtttcttcataaaaaaaaaataaataaaattggataacaatttttaattaaatggcaTTATGAATaagtaactaataagtataaaaactaaatacctaactaatacaaattaagaatagaaataacaattgataaaataatattatcattaacaacaatttataaaaataatattcatttctcTCTTTAGAGATGGaactttttcttaaaaaacaaaatcaagtaTGATTTTTTAGGAGTTGTGAAATTTTCGCTGTATTTTGTATCCCAACAAAAACACTACGCCAAACTCCGTGTAAAAAAACgctcagtataaaaaaaatccacctCAAAAAGTTGTGATATCATTTTATagctatgtaatatgtatttaaactatatatagttactatac from Aphis gossypii isolate Hap1 chromosome 1, ASM2018417v2, whole genome shotgun sequence includes these protein-coding regions:
- the LOC126555906 gene encoding uncharacterized protein LOC126555906, with protein sequence METTVQMMYYLANQLFHAAAHVGNSYWNRYKTSKEVENFHQLSSTTQQPSSSPLSPPTLPSSSPLPTPLTPSPPPSPPSPSLTPLPPSPPTLPPSPPSPPSSSPSPTPPPLSPPLQQKHQLTELPVENCVTILTRDTAVIAEKTTRRQVTSKSPLMIFNELVKNKKIQIQGHQCGANNHITSYTAMFEIGGKTYTGNHISKQQAKQKACEKYLMTISKDKLIKKNKGSPEIEVGENISKLKTKRPHQKDFLWSQFASFAMHNFINQQELNPSIKMVNCIPKESTVIKPQPKTGDTAVIAEKTTRRQVTPKSPLMIFNELVKSTNIQIQGHQSGANNHITSYTAMFEIGGKTYIGNHISKQQAKQKACEKYLITIFKDIIKKKGSPEIEVGENTSNSKTKSPHQEDFPGLPFASFAIRHLINQWEVESVVTRA